Part of the Candidatus Desulfatibia profunda genome, ATTCCGCCTTGTCTGTTCCCCTGAACCGAGCACAACCCACTCTTGCATCCGGAAAGTATAGTTCCCGAACAGCGTCTCTCCCGAATAAAATCAAACCCCCATAAGAAACCACACGTTTTCCCGCGTACGCAACCAGCACGCCCAGAGATTCCAGTTTCCGTTCGTCTATTTTTCGCCCCACAGCGGCAAAGGCATGGCGTACCTTTGCCATATCCAAGTCCTTAACGGACAGGTCCGGGCAAGGCGTTTGGTCATACGAAATTCCCACCAGGGAACGTTGCAGCTCGCTCACAATCTCCGGGCCAGCACGGCGATTCGTAGAACCAAGCCGCACATAAACTCCCTTTTCCGGCCCCTCGGCTTTAAGATAGAATGGACCGCGCCAGCGAGGAACACGCACAATCAACAGGGGTTTCCCCTCATGGGAACAGATTTCGATTTCGGGCATCATTGCAGGGCGAATACTATCGGCAATGGCACTGGCCAAGCGTTCTTCAGCCTGAAGCACATTCGGCACACCGAACACTTGACCATCATCCTTGCGCCCGATAATAAGCGTGCCACTCGCCGTATTGGCAAACGCAATCAAGGTCTTAAGGATAGGCTTGATCGAGGAAAGATCCCGCTTAAACTCAAGCGTCTTTCCCTCGGGACTACTGAGAAGCTGAGCAATATTCATGATTCATCTTTTCATAACAAGAAGGTCATAATCGCTACCCGGTTTGTCATCACCTCTGGCAAGGAAATTTCTCCAACAAATTGTTGGAGAATTGATTTCAATCAGTATCATTCAAATGCAAACGCT contains:
- a CDS encoding putative DNA binding domain-containing protein, producing the protein MNIAQLLSSPEGKTLEFKRDLSSIKPILKTLIAFANTASGTLIIGRKDDGQVFGVPNVLQAEERLASAIADSIRPAMMPEIEICSHEGKPLLIVRVPRWRGPFYLKAEGPEKGVYVRLGSTNRRAGPEIVSELQRSLVGISYDQTPCPDLSVKDLDMAKVRHAFAAVGRKIDERKLESLGVLVAYAGKRVVSYGGLILFGRDAVRELYFPDARVGCARFRGTDKAEFIDRMDLGGSVLDAVEEVPKFIRRNTRLAAKIETMRRRDIPEYPEVAIREVLVNAIVHADYSLTGMRILVAIYA